Proteins from a single region of SAR324 cluster bacterium:
- a CDS encoding DCC1-like thiol-disulfide oxidoreductase family protein, whose translation MVSILQLYKMRWILRPLSLDLRGLAVLRVLLGVLVMLDALIRSSDLIAHYGDSGVLPRYVLLTEFSNPYHFSLLFLSGQPLWVGLCLLVYGCAGLALALGWRTWWSTLVAWVLMLSLHNRNPVILNAGDVYFRVLLCWSLFLPLAARYSLDRARSLAGFKPAANLSEQEILTGGSVGLVLQVVLMYVCTAALKTSTEWWPEGTAVWYAITWEQFTTPLGDRLQNFPELLKWLTWGVYGVEWVAPLLLLWPFWHVWMRTIGVLLLISLHLGLILTMELGFFPWICIAVLLSLFPKEIWDWLSSRNWLRQVPGENLILYYDQDCGFCRRMVGVLREFVLFGRAEIRPIQADPVVHALFDNEAPSSWVVQQGEHYVFAGEGLWLVLRQSPWSAWSTRFLSEVKTLASLESLYAWVVRHRPQLGRLTAWIGSRPFPPKAVPNQDLSTVALVLVVLVVGYNLRYSFFKEVPLPSSVKTLFAALRLDQYWNMFSPQPSKDDGWFVMEGELRDGMPIDVYRLQLGEVSFEKPDDPSAYYPNQRWRKYLMNLWLKKYKDYRLHYGRYLCRQWNSGETERERKLTAFRIHFMLERPGLPGQPAKPTEKRTIWRHECFKKEG comes from the coding sequence TTGGTTTCCATTTTACAACTCTACAAAATGCGCTGGATTCTCCGCCCTCTGAGTCTTGATCTTCGTGGACTAGCTGTGCTCCGTGTATTGTTGGGTGTTTTGGTGATGTTGGATGCGTTGATTCGTAGCAGCGACTTGATTGCCCACTATGGAGATTCAGGGGTTCTACCCCGATATGTCCTGCTAACCGAATTCAGTAATCCCTACCATTTCTCTCTGCTATTTCTTAGTGGACAACCGCTGTGGGTTGGACTTTGCCTTCTGGTATATGGATGCGCTGGCCTGGCATTAGCCCTTGGTTGGCGTACTTGGTGGAGCACCCTAGTGGCTTGGGTGCTGATGTTGTCACTCCATAATCGAAATCCAGTCATCCTCAATGCTGGAGATGTCTATTTCAGAGTTTTGCTTTGCTGGAGTCTCTTTCTGCCATTAGCAGCTCGCTACTCACTTGATCGAGCCCGGAGTTTGGCAGGTTTCAAACCTGCTGCAAACCTGAGTGAACAGGAGATTCTGACAGGAGGTTCGGTTGGTTTGGTTTTGCAGGTGGTGCTGATGTATGTCTGTACAGCAGCACTCAAGACCTCAACAGAATGGTGGCCAGAGGGGACAGCGGTTTGGTATGCGATCACCTGGGAGCAATTTACTACACCACTGGGAGACCGGCTTCAAAATTTTCCTGAGTTACTGAAATGGCTGACGTGGGGAGTCTATGGAGTGGAGTGGGTTGCGCCGTTACTGCTGCTCTGGCCATTTTGGCATGTTTGGATGCGGACCATCGGTGTACTTTTACTCATTTCACTTCATCTGGGTCTGATCCTGACGATGGAGTTGGGTTTCTTCCCTTGGATCTGCATTGCGGTACTGCTTAGTTTGTTTCCCAAGGAAATCTGGGACTGGCTATCTTCCAGGAATTGGCTGCGCCAGGTTCCTGGCGAAAACCTGATCCTTTATTACGATCAGGACTGTGGTTTTTGCCGACGAATGGTTGGAGTGTTGCGCGAATTTGTTCTGTTTGGCAGAGCCGAAATTCGGCCGATTCAAGCCGATCCTGTGGTGCATGCGCTTTTCGATAATGAAGCTCCCAGCAGTTGGGTTGTGCAGCAGGGAGAACACTATGTGTTTGCTGGTGAGGGACTCTGGCTGGTGTTACGGCAATCTCCTTGGTCCGCATGGTCAACCCGTTTTTTGTCTGAAGTGAAAACCTTGGCTTCACTCGAGAGTCTGTATGCTTGGGTCGTACGCCATCGACCTCAGCTAGGTCGTTTGACTGCTTGGATCGGTTCGCGTCCATTTCCACCCAAAGCGGTTCCGAACCAAGACCTTTCAACGGTGGCCTTGGTCTTGGTCGTTTTGGTTGTGGGTTACAATCTGCGCTACAGCTTTTTCAAGGAAGTTCCTTTACCCTCATCGGTCAAGACGTTGTTTGCGGCGTTACGGTTGGATCAATACTGGAACATGTTTTCTCCTCAGCCTAGTAAAGATGATGGTTGGTTTGTGATGGAAGGAGAACTTCGTGACGGAATGCCCATTGATGTGTACCGACTGCAACTCGGAGAGGTCTCCTTTGAAAAACCAGATGATCCCTCTGCTTATTATCCAAATCAGCGCTGGCGTAAGTACCTGATGAATCTTTGGCTTAAAAAATACAAAGACTACCGTCTCCACTATGGCCGCTATCTCTGTCGTCAATGGAATAGCGGAGAAACGGAACGGGAGCGCAAGTTAACCGCCTTTCGGATCCACTTCATGCTGGAAAGACCAGGACTCCCCGGTCAGCCTGCAAAACCAACAGAGAAACGAACCATTTGGCGACACGAGTGCTTCAAAAAAGAAGGCTGA
- the ykgO gene encoding type B 50S ribosomal protein L36, which yields MKVLASLKSAKQRHKDCQIVRRRGKIFVICKSNPRFKARQK from the coding sequence ATGAAAGTGCTTGCATCCCTCAAGTCAGCAAAGCAGCGTCATAAAGACTGTCAGATCGTTCGTCGACGTGGAAAGATTTTTGTGATCTGCAAGAGCAATCCTCGCTTCAAAGCACGCCAGAAGTGA
- a CDS encoding ATP-binding cassette domain-containing protein: protein MIELIQVTKAFGSNKVIDNLSLKIPANKITVIMGGSGHGKSTIVKLILGFIIPDLGEIIVDEANVLEMSKQQRVEVLKKTGMCFQYSALFDSMNVFENVAFALREHQKQLKESDIAERVTSTLNRLGLYDVEDKMPAELSGGMKKRVGVARALMMEPKIMIFDEPESGLDPITTTAVGNLMVEMRDNFGKTCISISHHIPNSMRVADKLAMLYQGKIIAEGSPKEIRENSNPILQQFINGKVDGPF from the coding sequence ATGATTGAATTAATCCAAGTCACCAAGGCCTTCGGTAGTAATAAGGTCATCGACAATCTCTCCCTAAAAATTCCTGCCAACAAGATTACCGTCATCATGGGGGGTTCTGGCCATGGGAAATCCACCATCGTCAAGTTGATCCTTGGTTTCATTATTCCGGACTTAGGAGAGATCATTGTCGATGAGGCCAATGTCTTGGAGATGAGCAAGCAGCAGCGCGTAGAAGTGCTCAAGAAAACAGGAATGTGCTTTCAGTATTCCGCACTCTTTGATTCGATGAATGTCTTCGAAAACGTTGCCTTTGCTCTGCGTGAACACCAAAAGCAGCTCAAGGAAAGTGATATTGCTGAGAGAGTCACTTCTACACTCAATCGACTAGGTCTCTACGATGTGGAAGACAAAATGCCCGCCGAACTCTCTGGAGGAATGAAAAAGCGTGTAGGAGTGGCGCGAGCGCTGATGATGGAGCCTAAGATTATGATCTTTGATGAACCAGAATCCGGTCTAGACCCAATCACAACCACGGCGGTCGGCAACTTAATGGTGGAAATGCGTGATAACTTTGGCAAAACCTGCATTTCCATTTCCCATCACATTCCCAACTCCATGCGGGTTGCTGACAAGTTAGCGATGCTCTATCAGGGCAAAATCATTGCGGAAGGGAGTCCGAAGGAAATTCGGGAAAACTCGAACCCAATTTTACAGCAATTTATCAACGGGAAAGTGGACGGTCCGTTTTGA
- the lptE gene encoding LPS assembly lipoprotein LptE translates to MLLIGCQYTFEGGNPPLPAEAATLSIAPIENQTFESDLETFVMQSLSSRLRSNSAVRLRGGSERSDLLLRVRLAQLTRLNLDEPEALAVAQQLTLVGSAILEDQRTNKQLWEVSNLRVEVSTSSNDSSSSADLSGQRLSRGIQELTENFAEKIYSQIFYTF, encoded by the coding sequence TTGCTGCTCATTGGTTGCCAGTATACGTTTGAGGGTGGCAATCCTCCCCTTCCAGCAGAAGCTGCGACCCTGAGCATTGCGCCCATTGAAAATCAAACCTTTGAATCAGATCTGGAAACTTTCGTGATGCAGTCTCTCAGCAGCCGTTTGCGCAGTAATTCGGCTGTTCGACTTCGTGGTGGAAGTGAACGTAGTGATCTACTGCTGCGAGTGCGATTGGCTCAGTTGACCAGACTGAACTTGGACGAGCCAGAAGCCTTGGCTGTTGCTCAGCAGCTGACCCTTGTGGGAAGCGCTATTCTTGAGGATCAACGGACCAACAAACAGCTTTGGGAAGTTTCAAATCTCAGAGTTGAGGTCTCTACCAGCAGCAACGATAGCAGTAGCAGTGCTGACCTTAGTGGTCAGCGACTCAGCCGCGGCATACAGGAACTGACCGAAAACTTTGCTGAAAAAATTTACAGCCAGATCTTCTACACTTTCTGA
- a CDS encoding NAD(P)H-dependent oxidoreductase subunit E — MFSPETQQQVDCLLSRYPIRRNALLPLLHLAQKENQGWLDSKWVNHVAELCEVSPTHVEGVATFYTMFRFRPPGKYHLQVCTCVPCCLVGGPEILEHLEHKLGIHTGHTTKDGLFSIEEMECIGACAYAPAMIVNEDYIEQLTPEKIDQLLDSLATTPQEQETHA, encoded by the coding sequence GTGTTTTCTCCTGAAACGCAACAACAGGTTGACTGTCTTCTTTCCCGCTATCCGATTCGTCGTAACGCTCTCTTGCCTCTCCTGCATCTGGCTCAGAAAGAAAATCAAGGCTGGTTGGATAGCAAGTGGGTAAATCATGTAGCAGAACTGTGTGAGGTTTCGCCCACCCATGTGGAGGGAGTAGCGACTTTCTACACAATGTTTCGCTTTCGACCGCCGGGCAAGTATCATCTGCAAGTTTGCACCTGTGTGCCCTGCTGTCTGGTAGGAGGTCCAGAAATTCTGGAGCATCTTGAGCACAAATTAGGCATTCATACCGGTCATACCACGAAAGATGGTCTCTTCAGCATTGAGGAGATGGAGTGCATCGGAGCCTGTGCCTATGCGCCGGCAATGATTGTCAACGAGGACTATATAGAGCAGTTGACCCCTGAAAAAATCGATCAACTGCTGGACAGTCTCGCTACTACCCCGCAAGAGCAGGAAACACATGCTTGA
- the nuoF gene encoding NADH-quinone oxidoreductase subunit NuoF: protein MLEETLVLFRNIRTPGYDGTLDSYRKAGGYQSLPKALTMQPEEVIALVKEAGLRGRGGAGFPTGLKWSFMAKNTGKHSYLVCNADESEPGTCKDRELMLKDPHLFLEGMMIGCYALGCHHGYIYVRGEYFPAIKSLNKALDDCYREGILGPKLLGGDYALDLTVHTGAGAYICGEESALLDSLEGKRGHPRVKPPFPAVAGFNSCPTSVNNVETLTNVTAILEMGADAYKNLGSPNNAGTHLVSLSGHVNRPGVYEVAMGVGLRDIIQELGGGVRGGKQLKGVIPGGSSSPVLRADEIDIAYDFDSVGKAGSMMGSSAIMVFDEDADVVKLLHRISRFYNHESCGQCTPCREGTHWARQLLRDFLQNNGSERKLNRLQRVGRNMGGTTLCALGDAASMPIVSFLKKFPDDFRQYYATAS from the coding sequence ATGCTTGAGGAAACGCTCGTTCTCTTCCGTAACATCCGCACCCCCGGATATGATGGTACTTTAGACAGCTACCGCAAAGCCGGTGGTTACCAGTCTTTGCCAAAAGCCTTGACGATGCAACCTGAAGAGGTAATTGCCCTAGTCAAGGAAGCGGGTTTGCGCGGCCGGGGTGGGGCGGGATTCCCCACAGGCCTCAAGTGGAGCTTTATGGCCAAAAACACAGGCAAGCACAGTTACTTGGTCTGCAATGCAGATGAGTCCGAACCAGGGACCTGCAAAGATCGGGAATTGATGCTCAAGGATCCACATCTTTTCCTTGAAGGGATGATGATCGGTTGCTATGCCTTGGGTTGTCATCATGGCTACATCTACGTCCGAGGGGAGTATTTCCCAGCGATCAAGAGCTTGAACAAAGCGCTTGATGACTGCTATCGAGAAGGAATCCTTGGCCCAAAATTGTTGGGTGGAGACTATGCGCTGGATCTGACAGTGCACACTGGAGCGGGTGCCTATATTTGTGGTGAAGAATCAGCCCTGTTGGATTCACTCGAGGGCAAACGTGGCCATCCCCGTGTTAAACCACCATTTCCTGCAGTTGCTGGGTTCAATAGTTGTCCAACGAGTGTGAATAACGTTGAGACCCTGACCAATGTCACTGCTATATTGGAAATGGGGGCTGATGCCTACAAGAATTTGGGCAGTCCGAATAATGCAGGAACTCACTTGGTAAGCTTAAGTGGGCATGTCAACCGACCTGGTGTATACGAAGTAGCAATGGGGGTTGGCTTGCGAGATATCATTCAAGAACTTGGAGGAGGAGTGCGTGGAGGAAAGCAACTCAAGGGAGTGATTCCCGGAGGTTCCTCTTCTCCGGTGCTACGAGCAGATGAAATAGATATTGCTTATGACTTTGATTCAGTTGGTAAGGCCGGATCGATGATGGGCTCTTCGGCAATCATGGTCTTTGACGAAGACGCAGACGTGGTCAAGTTGCTGCACCGCATCTCGCGCTTTTACAATCACGAATCCTGCGGTCAATGCACTCCCTGCCGTGAAGGGACTCACTGGGCCCGACAGTTGCTCCGAGATTTTCTGCAGAACAACGGTAGTGAGCGCAAACTCAACCGATTGCAAAGAGTTGGGCGCAACATGGGAGGGACCACACTCTGTGCACTCGGAGACGCTGCTTCAATGCCGATTGTCAGCTTCCTTAAGAAATTCCCCGATGATTTTCGACAGTACTACGCAACCGCTTCCTGA